The Phyllostomus discolor isolate MPI-MPIP mPhyDis1 chromosome 4, mPhyDis1.pri.v3, whole genome shotgun sequence genome window below encodes:
- the TM4SF20 gene encoding transmembrane 4 L6 family member 20 translates to MTCCEGWTSCNGFSLLVLLLLGVALNAVPLVVNRIDEGQFHHNPISCFEWWFPGIIGAGLMVVPATVASLAARKRACCNNRGGMFLSSFLNALTILGAVYCILVSAQALVKGPLICQSPDNSTASCEFSLDKLGMHPESLDLQWFTNGSCVLPNDPNSPSVNNGRNDTAPSGSKEERYKTIHFSVFVGLLLVGALELLFGLSQIVIGFLGCLCGVSKRRSRFV, encoded by the exons ATGACTTGCTGTGAAGGATGGACCTCCTGCAATGGGTTCAGCCTCCTGGTCCTGCTCCTGCTGGGGGTAGCCCTCAACGCAGTGCCTCTGGTTGTCAACAGAATCGATGAAGGCCAGTTTCATCATAACCCCATCTCCTGCTTTGAGTGGTGGTTCCCAGGAATTATAGGAGCAGGTCTGATG GTCGTTCCGGCAACCGTGGCGTCCTTGGCCGCAAGGAAGAGAGCCTGCTGCAACAACAGAGGCGGC atgtttctctcctcatttctgAACGCGCTCACGATCCTGGGCGCCGTGTACTGCATACTGGTTTCAGCGCAGGCGCTCGTGAAAGGCCCTCTCATCTGTCAGTCTCCAGACAACAGTACGGCCAGCTGTGAATTCTCACTGGACAAGTTAGG gaTGCATCCAGAATCCTTAGATCTACAGTGGTTCACCAATGGATCCTGCGTACTTCCAAATGATCCAAACTCTCCCTCTGTGAACAATGGGAGAAACGACACCGCGCCCTCCGGGTCTAAAGAAGAGAGATACAAGACGATCCACTTCTCCGTGTTTGTGGGTCTGCTGCTTGTGGGGGCGCTCGAGCTCCTGTTCGGGCTCAGTCAGATAGTCATCGGTTTCCTGGGCTGTCTGTGTGGGGTCTCCAAGCGACGGAGTCGGTTTGTGTAG